GACCTGCGACAGCGCCGACATCATGTACGAGCACTACAAGTACGGCCTGCCGCTGAACCTGGCCAGCGGTGACCGCCTGTACTGGCTGTCCACCGGCGCCTACACCACCAGCTACAGCGCGGTGGAATTCAACGGCTTCCCGCCGCTGAAGGCCTTCTACCTGTAAGGTTACCGGCGGTGAACGAGCCCGCGTCTCCTCGGGAGGCGCGGGCTTTTTCATGGCGGTCGAAAAGAGATCTATCAGCTCAGGTCAGTTTTGTTAAGAATAGTTTACATTCACTATGGATTTGATAATCGTTAGCAAATAGAATCGCGCCGCATTCACAAAAGGAGGCGGCTCGCCATCATGTCCAAGGAACTTTCCTCGTTGTCCCAGCGCCGTTTGCTGGTTTCCACTTTCAGCGTTGCCGTCGCGTCTCTGTCCCTGGGTGCCCTGGCCCAGGAAGCGAAGGAGCAGGTGACCAAACTGGAGAGCCTGACCATCGAAGGTCAGACGCAGCAGGAGGGCTTCAAAGCCGAACAATCCGCCTCGCGCAAGTACACCGCGCCCTTGCTGGACACCCCGCAGACCGTCACCGTGGTGCCGGCGCAGGTCATCCAGGATCAGCAGGCCCTGAGCCTGAGATCAGTGCTGTCCAACGTCTCCGGCATCACCTTCAACGCCGGTGAGGGCGGTGGCGGTTCCGGTGACAGCATCAACATCCGCGGCTTCAGCGCCAACTCGAACATCCAGATCGACGGCCTGCGCGACAGCACCCAGACCAACCGTACCGACACCTTCAACCTGGAGTCGGTGGAGGTCATCAAGGGCCCCAATTCGGTGTTCGGCGGCGCGGGCACCACCGGCGGTTCCATCAACCTGATCAGCAAGAAGCCCCAGGAGCGCCAGTTCACCCGCATCGGCGCCGGCCTGGGTACCGACAGCTATCGCCGCCTGACCCTGGACACCAACCAGCCGCTGCAAGGCGTGGGTGAGGGCAGTGCTTTCCGCCTGAACATGATGGCCCATGAGAACGATGTGCCCGGCCGTGACCAGATCGACCGCGAACGCTGGGGCATCGCGCCGTCGCTGGCCCTGGGGCTGTCGGACGACACCCGCCTGACTCTGAGCTATTTCCACCAGACCGACAACAACCAGCCCGACTACGGCGTACCGGCCTTGAACGGCAAGCGCCTGGCCGGTGTGGATCGCGACGCCTACTTCGGCTTCAAGAATATCGACAAGGAAGACATCAACAACAATGTCTTCACCGTGGAGCTGGAGCATCGCTTCAACGACAACCTGAGCCTGCAGAACCTGACCCGTTACAGCCGTATCGAGCGTGACGTGGTGATCTCGGCGTCCCACGTCAACCTGGGTGGCGTGGCGGCGGGGCGCTATCGCCCGGCCGGTCCGCAGGGCTATGGCCGTGACGTGACCTCGGAGATGTGGATCAACCAGACCAATCTGACCGGCAATTTCGACACCTTCGGCCTGGGCCATGCCTTCGTGCTGGGCGCCGAATTCTCCCGCGAGGACTACGACCGCGACACCTACAGCTACGGCCTCACCTTCCCGGCCGCCGGCTATTCCCTGGCCGCACCGCCGGAGCGCTATAACGGTGCGACCAACAAGCAGACCTCGGCCATCGCCAACAACGTGCTGACCGACAAGGCGCTCTATGCCTTCGACACCATCGCCCTGAATCAGTACTGGGATCTCAACCTGGGCCTGCGCTACGACTGGTTCGATGGCGACAGCGAGACCACGGCGGTCAGCAACGGCGTCCGTGGCGCCAAGACCAAGCTGAGTTCCGATGACGCCAAGTTGAGCGGGCGCGCTGGCCTGGTGTTCAAGCCGGCTCCGAACGGCCGGGTCTACGTGGCCTATGGCACCTCCTTCAACCCCTCGGCGGAAAGCCTGACCTCCACCGGCGCCGGGCTGAGCGCGGCCAACCAGGATCTGGGGCCGGAGAAGAACAAGACCTGGGAACTGGGCACCAAGTGGGAATTCCTCGACAAGCGTCTGGAGCTGGACGGCGCCCTGTTCCGCGTCGAGAAGACCAACGCCCGGGAAACCCTGATCGACGGCAGCACCGCCCTGGCCGGCGAACAACGCGTGCAGGGCATCGAGCTGGGCGCCACCGGTCGCATCACCCAACAGTGGAACGTCTACGCCAACTTCACCTTCCTCGACAGCGAGACGCTCAAGGCCGCCGATACCCCAGACGGACGCAATCGCGAAGGCCAGGCCCTGGCCAACACTCCGCCGCGTTCGTTCAACCTCTGGACCACTTATGAACTGCCGGCTGGCTGGCGGGTGGGCTATGGTGCGCGCTACGTCAGCGAGCGTAACGTCACCTCCAGCAACGACGGTGCCAAGCTCGATGCTTACTGGCTGCACAACGCCATGGTCGGCTATCGCGTCAACCGCAACGTCGACCTGCAGCTCAACGTCAACAACGTGTTCGACAAGGACTACGTGGAGCGGGTGCGCTCGCAATTGGGCGTGAGCACGAGGTCGTCGGCCATCGAGTACGGCGATGCGCGTTCGGCGGTCCTGACCGCCACCTACAGCTTCTAAGCATCCTGGCGATACCCCGAAGCCCTGCCGCCGCAGGGCTTTCGGCTTTGAGGAGGAAACCGC
The window above is part of the Pseudomonas oryzihabitans genome. Proteins encoded here:
- a CDS encoding TonB-dependent receptor translates to MSKELSSLSQRRLLVSTFSVAVASLSLGALAQEAKEQVTKLESLTIEGQTQQEGFKAEQSASRKYTAPLLDTPQTVTVVPAQVIQDQQALSLRSVLSNVSGITFNAGEGGGGSGDSINIRGFSANSNIQIDGLRDSTQTNRTDTFNLESVEVIKGPNSVFGGAGTTGGSINLISKKPQERQFTRIGAGLGTDSYRRLTLDTNQPLQGVGEGSAFRLNMMAHENDVPGRDQIDRERWGIAPSLALGLSDDTRLTLSYFHQTDNNQPDYGVPALNGKRLAGVDRDAYFGFKNIDKEDINNNVFTVELEHRFNDNLSLQNLTRYSRIERDVVISASHVNLGGVAAGRYRPAGPQGYGRDVTSEMWINQTNLTGNFDTFGLGHAFVLGAEFSREDYDRDTYSYGLTFPAAGYSLAAPPERYNGATNKQTSAIANNVLTDKALYAFDTIALNQYWDLNLGLRYDWFDGDSETTAVSNGVRGAKTKLSSDDAKLSGRAGLVFKPAPNGRVYVAYGTSFNPSAESLTSTGAGLSAANQDLGPEKNKTWELGTKWEFLDKRLELDGALFRVEKTNARETLIDGSTALAGEQRVQGIELGATGRITQQWNVYANFTFLDSETLKAADTPDGRNREGQALANTPPRSFNLWTTYELPAGWRVGYGARYVSERNVTSSNDGAKLDAYWLHNAMVGYRVNRNVDLQLNVNNVFDKDYVERVRSQLGVSTRSSAIEYGDARSAVLTATYSF